From one Rosa rugosa chromosome 4, drRosRugo1.1, whole genome shotgun sequence genomic stretch:
- the LOC133744002 gene encoding glucuronoxylan 4-O-methyltransferase 3-like has protein sequence MRSKPQCGINLKLIILFCSFLLLFLILILRSNLSSPLKTPSSSSTTISETHLSNSTTDQPQVPKCPSLEVPFIPTCTKTPPSLANALIHYATTNITPQQTFKEISVSARILAKKAPCNFLVFGLGLDSLMWAALNHGGRTVFLEEDQSWIDQIKERLPNLESYHVAYDTKVHEAEKLFEHGTKEECKTVSDPRFSKCPLTLKNLPGDVYDMEWDLIMVDAPTGYFDGAPGRMSAIYTAGLMGRNREEGETDVFVHDVDRVVEDKFSKAFLCEGYLREQEGRIRHFTIPSHRTRLGRPFCP, from the coding sequence ATGAGGTCCAAGCCTCAATGTGGCATTAATCTCAAGCTCATTATCCTCTTCTGCTCCTTTCTCCTCCTCTTCCTTATCTTAATACTGAGATCAAACCTCTCATCTCCTCTGAAAACCCCATCTTCATCATCCACCACGATCTCAGAAACCCACCTTTCAAATTCAACTACTGATCAACCTCAAGTCCCAAAATGCCCTTCACTTGAAGTACCCTTCATTCCCACATGCACAAAAACCCCACCTTCCTTAGCCAACGCCCTCATCCACTACGCCACCACAAACATCACCCCACAGCAAACCTTCAAAGAAATATCAGTATCAGCAAGGATCTTAGCCAAGAAGGCGCCCTGCAACTTCCTCGTCTTCGGCTTAGGCCTCGACAGCCTCATGTGGGCAGCTCTCAACCACGGCGGCCGCACCGTTTTCCTAGAAGAGGACCAGTCCTGGATCGACCAGATCAAAGAACGACTACCCAACTTGGAATCCTACCACGTCGCGTACGACACCAAAGTTCATGAAGCTGAGAAGCTCTTCGAGCATGGCACGAAGGAAGAGTGCAAGACCGTGAGCGATCCGAGGTTTTCCAAGTGCCCATTGACGCTGAAGAACTTGCCGGGAGATGTGTACGACATGGAATGGGATTTGATCATGGTGGATGCGCCTACAGGGTACTTTGATGGAGCTCCCGGTCGGATGAGTGCTATATACACGGCGGGTTTGATGGGGAGGAACAGAGAGGAGGGTGAGACTGATGTGTTTGTTCATGATGTAGATAGAGTGGTCGAGGATAAATTTTCCAAGGCGTTTCTTTGTGAAGGGTATTTGAGAGAGCAAGAGGGGAGGATTAGGCATTTTACGATTCCGAGTCACAGAACTCGTCTCGGCAGACCATTTTGCCCGTAA